A window from Triticum aestivum cultivar Chinese Spring chromosome 6D, IWGSC CS RefSeq v2.1, whole genome shotgun sequence encodes these proteins:
- the LOC123143765 gene encoding uncharacterized protein: MLRHRRPRRRHPSPLALSPYRTRGREGGPKSKRAAASGSRSRGAPNPHLPLPLGSSVSPYPSAPATPSRTGGATAPQHARAGRARGSMAKLYVQAVPPPDLNKNTEWFMYLGVWTTYIFILFVSWLLILSIFGCTPGMAWTLVNLGHFAITYHFFHWKKGTPSARESVKKSNDQILAFNKV; the protein is encoded by the exons ATGCTCCGTCAccggcgacctcgccgccgccacccctctccccttgcccTATCTCCATACCGcacgcgagggagggagggaggccccAAATCGAAGCGAGCAGCAGCTTCCGGTTCCAGATCGAGAGGGGCCCCAAATCCTCACCTTCCTCTGCCCCTTGGCTCCTCTGTGTCGCCCTACCCCTCGGCTCCCGCGACGCCGAGCCGGACGGGAGGAGCCACCGCCCCACAGCACGCGCGCGCCGGTAGGGCGAGGGGATCGATGGCGAAGCTGTATGTGCAGGCGGTGCCCCCGCCGGATCTGAACAAGAACACCGAGTGGTTCATGTACCTGGGGGTCTGGACCACCTACATCTTCATCCTCTTCGTCTCCTGGCTCCTCATCCTCTCCATCTTCGGCTGCACCCCCGGCATGGCCTGGACGCTCGTCAACCTCGGCCACTTCGCG ATTACATACCACTTCTTCCACTGGAAGAAGGGAACTCCATCTGCAAGAGAATCCGTGAAGAAGAGCAACGACCAGATCCTCGCCTTCAACAAG GTGTGA